A window of the Helianthus annuus cultivar XRQ/B chromosome 4, HanXRQr2.0-SUNRISE, whole genome shotgun sequence genome harbors these coding sequences:
- the LOC110880539 gene encoding putative tRNA (cytidine(32)/guanosine(34)-2'-O)-methyltransferase, translating to MGKASRDKRDIYYRKAKEEGWRARSAFKLLQIDEEFNIFQGTFHINSL from the exons ATGGGAAAAGCATCGAGAGATAAAAGG GATATCTATTACCGCAAAGCAAAAGAAGAAGGCTGGCGTGCACGAAGTGCCTTCAAGCTCCTTCAAATTGATGAGGAGTTCAACATCTTTCAAGGTACATTTCATATCAACTCACTCTGA